A window of Parasynechococcus marenigrum WH 8102 contains these coding sequences:
- the lexA gene encoding transcriptional repressor LexA yields the protein MYCSAPCFVTISSPEPLTSAQQELYDWLAEYIGTHRHSPSIRQMMQAMGLRSPAPIQSRLRHLQQKGWITWQEGQARTLQLLGDMAAAAGIPVLGAVAAGGLVTAFDDVQEHLDLAPVLETRGLFALTVNGDSMVDAHIADGDVVLMEPVPDPQRLRNGTVVSALVAGSGTTLKHFHRKGAAVVLEAANPAYDPIELPAEQVEVQGRLVAVWRQV from the coding sequence ATGTATTGTTCGGCGCCTTGTTTTGTGACCATCTCATCCCCAGAGCCATTGACCTCCGCCCAACAGGAGCTGTACGACTGGCTGGCGGAGTACATTGGCACACATCGGCACAGCCCGTCGATCCGTCAGATGATGCAGGCGATGGGGCTGCGTTCTCCAGCGCCGATCCAGAGCCGCTTGCGGCATCTCCAACAGAAAGGGTGGATCACCTGGCAGGAAGGACAGGCCCGCACCCTGCAATTGCTGGGTGACATGGCTGCGGCTGCCGGCATTCCCGTGCTGGGTGCCGTGGCTGCAGGTGGCCTGGTGACGGCCTTTGATGACGTTCAGGAGCACCTTGATCTGGCACCGGTTCTGGAGACCCGCGGACTGTTTGCCCTCACGGTGAACGGTGATTCGATGGTGGATGCTCACATCGCTGATGGCGACGTGGTGTTGATGGAGCCTGTGCCTGATCCGCAGCGCCTGCGCAACGGCACCGTTGTGAGTGCCCTGGTGGCGGGAAGCGGCACAACCCTGAAGCATTTCCACCGCAAAGGGGCGGCGGTTGTGCTCGAAGCAGCCAACCCTGCCTACGACCCGATCGAGCTGCCGGCGGAGCAGGTGGAGGTGCAGGGCCGGTTGGTGGCGGTGTGGCGTCAGGTGTGA
- a CDS encoding DUF1651 domain-containing protein: protein MWHDQPKHSDKPEKAGGQGWLINPSQQKLVQFQPGSATAHAQWVAIHTFRLKPGEAPTLITGRRMLRQNAIEAWQTMLKTGWTRCHSPRR from the coding sequence ATGTGGCATGACCAGCCGAAACACAGCGACAAGCCGGAGAAGGCCGGTGGCCAAGGCTGGCTGATCAACCCATCACAGCAGAAGCTGGTGCAGTTTCAGCCCGGTTCAGCCACAGCCCACGCTCAGTGGGTGGCCATTCACACATTCCGCCTCAAGCCCGGTGAAGCACCAACGCTGATCACAGGGCGCCGGATGCTGCGTCAAAACGCCATTGAGGCCTGGCAGACCATGCTCAAAACCGGATGGACTCGATGTCATTCACCAAGGAGATGA
- a CDS encoding TIGR03643 family protein: MKDIQPQDLDRIIEMAWEDRTTFEAIHYQFGVSEQEVIALMRTHMKHSSFKMWRKRVSGRKTKHGATSESNRFKAKCHR; the protein is encoded by the coding sequence TTGAAAGACATTCAACCCCAGGATCTGGACCGGATCATCGAAATGGCCTGGGAGGACAGAACCACCTTCGAAGCCATCCACTACCAGTTCGGCGTGTCAGAACAGGAGGTGATCGCATTGATGCGAACCCACATGAAGCACTCCTCCTTCAAGATGTGGCGCAAAAGGGTGTCCGGGCGCAAAACAAAACATGGAGCCACTTCCGAATCCAACCGATTCAAAGCCAAGTGCCACCGCTGA
- the argF gene encoding ornithine carbamoyltransferase produces MATAAAGVAAALSPLSGRDYLSSADCSAEETSAVLDLAAQLKSGDRRIDLGNRVLGLIFTKASTRTRVSFQVAMARLGGQTVDLNPKVTQLGRGEPLEDTARVLSRYCDVLAVRTFAQQELVDYAHWATVPVINALTDLEHPCQSLADFLTMREAHGDLPGQTLAYIGDGNNVAHSLMLCGALLGVNVRIGCPQGFEPLPGVLEQARSLAVQGASIEVIHDPREAVRGAQAVYTDVWASMGQEDEQSEREQAFAGFCVDEALMEAADTEAIVLHCLPAHRGEEISPGVMESSASRIFDQAENRLHAQQALLAALMGGL; encoded by the coding sequence ATGGCTACCGCTGCTGCAGGCGTTGCTGCTGCTCTTTCCCCCCTCAGCGGCCGTGACTACCTTTCCTCCGCTGATTGTTCGGCGGAGGAAACCTCAGCTGTGCTCGATCTGGCCGCTCAACTGAAGAGCGGCGACCGTCGCATCGACCTCGGCAACCGGGTCCTGGGGTTGATATTTACCAAGGCCTCCACCCGCACCCGCGTCAGCTTCCAGGTGGCGATGGCCCGCCTTGGTGGGCAAACGGTGGATCTCAATCCCAAAGTGACGCAGTTGGGTCGTGGTGAGCCTCTGGAAGACACCGCGCGGGTGCTCAGTCGCTATTGCGATGTGCTGGCCGTGCGCACCTTCGCCCAGCAGGAGTTGGTGGATTACGCCCACTGGGCCACTGTGCCGGTGATCAATGCCCTCACCGATCTCGAACACCCCTGCCAGTCCCTGGCCGACTTCCTCACGATGCGCGAGGCCCATGGTGATCTGCCCGGACAGACGTTGGCGTACATCGGTGATGGCAACAACGTGGCCCATTCCCTGATGCTCTGCGGTGCGTTGTTGGGGGTGAATGTGCGCATCGGCTGTCCGCAGGGTTTCGAACCCCTGCCCGGGGTGCTCGAGCAGGCCCGTTCTCTGGCTGTTCAGGGAGCTTCGATCGAGGTCATCCACGATCCGCGTGAAGCGGTCCGTGGTGCCCAGGCGGTGTACACCGATGTGTGGGCCTCCATGGGTCAGGAGGACGAGCAATCGGAACGGGAACAGGCTTTTGCCGGTTTCTGCGTCGACGAAGCGTTAATGGAGGCAGCTGATACGGAGGCGATCGTTCTGCATTGCTTGCCGGCCCATCGCGGTGAGGAGATCAGCCCAGGAGTGATGGAAAGCTCCGCCAGCCGCATCTTTGATCAGGCTGAAAATCGGCTACACGCTCAGCAGGCACTGCTGGCGGCATTGATGGGTGGTTTGTAA
- the ftsH gene encoding ATP-dependent zinc metalloprotease FtsH: protein MPIRQDDNRPNRRFGIINLVLIGFGVLLLLSSFVPNNAMQQVPKVPYSLFLDQVNDGAVKRAYITQEQIRYELSDPDEGTPPVLATTPIFDMDLPQRLETKGVEFAAAPPKKPNIFTTILSWVVPPLIFILVLQFFARRSMGGGAQGALSFTKSKAKVYVPDEESRVTFADVAGVDEAKQELTEIVDFLKTPERYAEIGARIPKGVLLVGPPGTGKTLLSKAVAGEAGVPFFIISGSEFVELFVGAGAARVRDLFEEAKKKAPCIIFIDELDAIGKSRSGSMGVVGGNDEREQTLNQLLTEMDGFTAQDKPVIVLAATNQPEVLDAALLRPGRFDRQVLVDRPDLSGRKTILEIYAKKVKLADAVDLDSVAQATSGFAGADLANLVNEAALLAARAYRTKVEQQDLGEAIERVVAGLEKKSRVLQDDEKKVVAYHEVGHAIVGHLMPGGSKVAKISIVPRGMSALGYTLQLPTEERFLNSKEELQGQIATLLGGRSAEEIVFGKITTGAANDLQRATDLAEQMVGTYGMSDTLGPLAYDKQGGGRFLGGNNNPRRSVSDATAQAIDKEVRGLVDRAHDDALAILRQNMALLETIAQKILEKEVIEGDDLKQMLEASVLPETVSA, encoded by the coding sequence ATGCCGATCCGACAGGACGACAACCGACCGAACCGTCGCTTCGGAATCATCAACCTAGTGTTGATCGGCTTCGGGGTGCTGCTCCTGTTGAGCAGCTTCGTGCCGAATAACGCGATGCAACAGGTGCCCAAGGTGCCTTATTCGCTGTTCCTCGATCAGGTGAATGATGGCGCCGTGAAGCGCGCCTACATCACCCAGGAACAGATCCGCTACGAGCTCAGCGACCCGGATGAGGGCACGCCGCCGGTGCTGGCGACCACGCCGATCTTCGACATGGATCTGCCCCAGCGGTTGGAAACCAAGGGTGTTGAGTTCGCCGCTGCCCCGCCGAAGAAGCCCAACATCTTTACCACCATCCTCAGCTGGGTGGTGCCGCCGCTGATCTTCATCCTGGTGCTGCAGTTCTTCGCCCGCCGTTCGATGGGCGGCGGCGCCCAAGGGGCGTTGAGCTTCACCAAGAGCAAGGCCAAGGTTTATGTGCCGGACGAGGAATCCCGCGTCACCTTCGCTGATGTGGCGGGCGTCGATGAGGCCAAGCAGGAACTCACCGAAATCGTTGATTTCCTCAAGACCCCTGAGCGCTATGCCGAAATCGGAGCGCGGATTCCCAAGGGTGTGTTGCTTGTGGGCCCTCCTGGCACCGGCAAGACCTTGCTGTCGAAGGCCGTTGCGGGAGAAGCGGGTGTGCCCTTTTTCATTATCTCAGGCTCGGAATTCGTTGAATTGTTCGTTGGTGCCGGTGCCGCCCGTGTTCGGGATCTGTTCGAAGAAGCCAAAAAGAAAGCCCCTTGCATCATTTTCATCGACGAGCTCGACGCCATCGGCAAGAGCCGTTCCGGCTCTATGGGCGTGGTCGGCGGCAACGACGAGCGGGAACAGACCCTGAACCAGCTCCTCACCGAGATGGATGGCTTCACCGCTCAGGACAAACCGGTGATCGTGTTGGCAGCCACCAACCAGCCTGAAGTGCTGGATGCTGCCCTGCTGCGCCCGGGCCGCTTTGACCGCCAGGTGTTGGTGGATCGCCCGGATCTGTCCGGCCGTAAGACCATCCTCGAGATTTACGCCAAGAAGGTGAAACTTGCTGATGCTGTGGATCTGGACAGCGTGGCGCAGGCCACCAGCGGCTTTGCCGGCGCCGATCTGGCCAACCTGGTGAACGAAGCGGCCCTGCTCGCTGCCCGTGCTTACAGAACCAAGGTTGAGCAACAGGATCTGGGAGAAGCCATCGAGCGGGTGGTGGCGGGCCTTGAGAAGAAGAGCCGCGTGCTGCAGGACGACGAGAAGAAAGTGGTGGCGTACCACGAAGTAGGTCACGCGATCGTCGGTCACTTGATGCCAGGCGGAAGCAAGGTGGCCAAGATCTCGATCGTGCCCCGGGGCATGAGCGCCCTCGGCTACACCCTTCAATTGCCTACTGAAGAACGGTTCCTCAATTCCAAGGAGGAACTGCAAGGGCAGATCGCCACGCTGCTAGGGGGCCGCTCGGCTGAGGAGATCGTGTTCGGCAAGATCACCACGGGTGCCGCCAATGATCTGCAGCGGGCCACCGACCTTGCTGAACAAATGGTTGGCACCTATGGCATGAGCGACACCCTGGGACCTCTGGCTTACGACAAACAGGGGGGCGGACGCTTCCTCGGCGGCAACAACAACCCCCGCCGTTCGGTGAGTGATGCCACCGCTCAGGCGATCGACAAGGAAGTGCGTGGCCTGGTGGACAGAGCACACGACGACGCCCTGGCAATCCTGCGTCAGAACATGGCCTTGCTGGAGACCATTGCCCAGAAGATCCTCGAAAAAGAGGTGATCGAGGGGGATGACCTCAAGCAGATGCTTGAGGCCAGCGTGCTGCCCGAGACCGTCAGTGCTTGA
- a CDS encoding SOS response-associated peptidase → MCGRYSLDTPLQALQALLQPWLRDADAGWLQHYAPRRLIRPGEPVLALRREHGQSVASHMLWGLLPRWVKDPLAGPRPINARAETLEDKASFRGPWRHHRCLLPADGFLEQGEQIQRLDQQLFWLAGLWDRWIGPDGSEVETCCVITTRPNHLLETLHDRMPVVIPRGLEEIWLDPGDGAHRRALEPMLDPWPSDGWSRRGTSQLSLF, encoded by the coding sequence ATGTGCGGCCGTTACAGCCTCGATACGCCATTGCAGGCGCTTCAGGCGCTGCTTCAGCCCTGGTTACGGGACGCCGATGCCGGCTGGTTGCAGCACTACGCACCACGACGGCTGATCCGCCCGGGGGAACCGGTGCTGGCCCTCAGGCGCGAACACGGTCAAAGCGTGGCCAGCCACATGCTCTGGGGCCTATTACCGCGATGGGTCAAGGATCCACTGGCGGGACCGCGGCCGATCAATGCCCGCGCTGAGACCTTGGAGGACAAAGCCTCCTTCCGCGGGCCCTGGCGTCATCACCGTTGCCTGCTGCCGGCGGATGGGTTTCTGGAGCAGGGGGAGCAGATTCAGCGGCTGGACCAACAACTGTTCTGGCTGGCCGGGCTCTGGGATCGCTGGATCGGCCCTGACGGCAGCGAGGTGGAGACCTGCTGTGTGATCACCACACGACCCAATCACCTGCTGGAGACTTTGCACGACCGCATGCCCGTTGTCATTCCCAGGGGCCTTGAGGAGATCTGGCTGGATCCGGGGGATGGGGCCCATCGCCGGGCCCTCGAGCCGATGCTGGACCCATGGCCGAGCGACGGCTGGAGCCGCCGCGGCACATCTCAGCTCAGCTTGTTCTGA
- the ribD gene encoding bifunctional diaminohydroxyphosphoribosylaminopyrimidine deaminase/5-amino-6-(5-phosphoribosylamino)uracil reductase RibD, with amino-acid sequence MWNLWMRRALALAALAEGRTSPNPLVGAVVLNREGRLVGEGFHARSGEPHAEVGALAQAGTAAAGGTLIVTLEPCCHHGRTPPCSRAVLQAGVARVVVALEDPDPRVAGGGIAQLRKAGVVVITGVLRQEAAEQNRAFLHRVRTGRPWGVLKWAMGLDGRTALPNGTSQWISGADSRRWVHQLRAGCDAVIVGGGTVRADDPLLTSRGRRDPEPLRVVLSRGLDLPAEAQLWDTASAATLVAHGPEAAGKQAPNGPERLELEQCEPLPLMQHLAARGCNQVLWECGSELAAAAIRQGCVQEVAAVLAPKLMGGVAARTPLGELGFTAMDQVLCGQLLPPRPIGDDWLLSLRLGG; translated from the coding sequence ATGTGGAACCTCTGGATGCGCCGGGCCCTGGCGTTGGCTGCGCTGGCTGAAGGTCGCACCAGCCCCAATCCCCTTGTGGGAGCTGTGGTGCTCAACCGTGAGGGCCGATTGGTGGGGGAGGGGTTCCATGCCCGCTCGGGTGAGCCCCATGCCGAGGTGGGTGCGCTGGCTCAGGCCGGAACCGCCGCCGCCGGTGGCACGTTGATCGTGACCCTGGAACCTTGCTGCCACCACGGCCGCACACCTCCCTGCAGCCGAGCTGTTCTGCAGGCCGGGGTGGCCAGGGTCGTGGTGGCGTTGGAGGATCCGGATCCCCGGGTGGCTGGTGGCGGGATTGCTCAGCTGCGGAAGGCCGGTGTTGTGGTGATCACCGGCGTGCTTCGGCAGGAGGCCGCAGAGCAGAACCGGGCCTTTCTGCATCGCGTCCGCACGGGTCGCCCCTGGGGGGTGCTCAAGTGGGCGATGGGGCTCGATGGCAGAACCGCGTTGCCCAATGGCACCAGTCAGTGGATCAGTGGTGCCGACTCCCGTCGCTGGGTGCATCAGTTGCGGGCGGGATGCGATGCGGTGATCGTCGGCGGTGGAACCGTTCGCGCCGATGACCCCCTGCTCACCAGCCGCGGTCGTCGCGATCCGGAACCGCTGCGGGTTGTGCTCAGCCGTGGTCTGGACCTTCCCGCCGAGGCACAGCTCTGGGACACAGCATCCGCCGCGACCCTGGTGGCCCATGGTCCGGAGGCTGCCGGCAAGCAGGCTCCGAACGGACCGGAACGGCTGGAGCTGGAGCAATGCGAGCCCCTGCCGCTCATGCAACACCTGGCAGCCCGGGGCTGCAATCAGGTGCTTTGGGAGTGCGGATCAGAGCTGGCGGCTGCGGCCATCCGCCAGGGCTGTGTGCAGGAGGTGGCTGCCGTGCTGGCCCCGAAACTGATGGGTGGAGTAGCAGCTCGGACGCCTCTGGGGGAACTGGGTTTCACCGCCATGGATCAGGTGCTCTGTGGCCAGTTGCTGCCTCCCCGGCCCATCGGTGATGACTGGTTGCTCTCCCTGCGGCTCGGGGGCTGA
- a CDS encoding DUF3122 domain-containing protein, whose product MRRLLCCLIAVLVLFTAAPQGRAQVHEHESDNGTRMVRSLESLRDLDYDSWQAVAYREGKPGEPVVLRIVGYPGKLRLDHPVSLQVEAGRRAWALDDITLANPALATDGREAAAEFALDPLLDDLSNNRPLRLMLPGVFTELPVPPYVVGEWRSLQDLPLS is encoded by the coding sequence ATGCGCCGGCTGCTCTGCTGTTTGATCGCCGTTCTGGTGCTGTTCACAGCGGCACCCCAGGGAAGGGCCCAGGTGCATGAGCACGAATCCGACAACGGCACCCGGATGGTGCGCAGCCTCGAGAGCCTTCGCGATCTGGACTACGACAGCTGGCAGGCGGTGGCCTACCGCGAGGGGAAGCCCGGTGAACCCGTGGTGCTCCGCATCGTTGGTTATCCCGGCAAACTCCGCCTCGACCATCCGGTGAGTCTTCAGGTGGAAGCCGGGCGCAGGGCCTGGGCCCTGGACGACATCACCCTGGCCAACCCAGCCCTGGCCACCGATGGCCGTGAGGCTGCAGCGGAGTTTGCCCTCGACCCCCTCCTGGATGACCTCAGCAACAACCGACCCCTGCGTCTGATGTTGCCAGGGGTGTTCACGGAGCTTCCGGTGCCTCCCTACGTGGTCGGTGAGTGGCGGTCATTGCAGGACCTCCCCCTGAGCTGA
- a CDS encoding helix-turn-helix domain-containing protein: MVCKQRLQRLAVATNEQRALDRINSVNSAAVTPELFQRLVELTKPQHHDPIQAELIEAELLELLSNRRLSQINSGELSHRAGLMKDLIAWGQGNPTQVISLEDITTTIFASRSSIVHSCRASFGMGPMTLLKQIRLGQVQAVLLNPQRQASMGFITVQAVATHFGFSSRNHFARDYRQLFGEAPSETLQRSATPGIRSHPVSVAHRPQMAMARR; encoded by the coding sequence ATGGTCTGCAAACAGCGGTTGCAACGGCTGGCGGTCGCCACCAACGAACAGCGAGCCTTGGATCGGATCAACAGTGTGAATTCGGCCGCCGTCACCCCTGAACTATTCCAGCGGCTGGTTGAACTCACCAAGCCACAACATCACGATCCAATTCAGGCGGAACTGATCGAAGCCGAGCTGCTGGAACTCTTGAGCAACCGACGCTTGAGCCAGATCAACAGCGGCGAACTAAGCCACCGCGCCGGGCTGATGAAAGACCTGATTGCCTGGGGGCAGGGCAACCCCACGCAAGTCATCTCCCTGGAAGACATCACCACCACGATCTTCGCGTCGCGCTCCTCAATCGTGCACAGCTGTCGCGCCAGCTTCGGCATGGGGCCGATGACCCTGCTGAAACAGATCCGTCTCGGCCAGGTGCAGGCGGTACTGCTGAACCCGCAACGCCAGGCGTCAATGGGGTTCATCACAGTCCAGGCCGTGGCAACCCACTTCGGCTTCAGCAGTCGCAATCATTTCGCCCGCGATTACCGCCAGCTGTTCGGTGAGGCACCGAGCGAAACGCTTCAGCGTTCCGCCACGCCGGGAATCCGCTCCCACCCGGTGTCCGTGGCCCACAGGCCCCAGATGGCCATGGCCCGCAGGTAG